In Burkholderia sp. HI2500, the DNA window GCAGGGCGCTTACGCTCACCCGCGGGCCTTGGCAGACCGCCGCTCAGTTTCTGCTTTTGACGCAACTTCCAGAATCGCGGCTTCCATGTCAGTCACCGTGAACCGGCGAGGTTTCTTCGTGCCGGGTTGCGCTTCATTTGCCCGCACCGGCAGCCCCCGATGCGTTCGCGACGGCGCAGTGCCGATCCGCCGGCTGTCGCGCTGCGCCTGAAACGCTTGTGCCACCTGCAACGCATGGCTCAGGCGCTTGTGATCCACGATCGCGCCTTGATCCACCTCGGCCAGCCGATCGTAGGATTGTGCCGACAGTAGCTGGCCAGCCGCCCGAAGCTCGATGCGTCCGTCCGGGTACTCCCACACCTCGATGTCACGATGTATCCACGCCCGATTCCCCGGCGTATCGTCCAGCAGATAGAGCACCCGGTCGTACTGCACCGTCAGCGCCTTCGTGACCCGGCGTGTCTCGCGCCAGGTCAGCAGCAGATCCAGATCCTCGTCGGACCGCAGCGGTCGATGCGCATCAAAGCCGCTCTTCGGTGGCTTCGCGAAGCGCTCGTTATACATGGCCATGAAGGAGGGCGCGTAAGCGTTCGCGTCGGCCACCGTGCTGATGCCGCGCAGTCTCAACTCCTTGACGAACCGATCCTGCAGCGTCAAGTGCGCTCGCTCGACACGTCCCTTGGCCGAGCTGCTGTTCGCGCAGAACGTGTCAATGTTCAGCTCGTACATCGCCCGACCGAAGTGCGTCACGCTTTGGCCTGTCTTGCTGGCGCTCGTATTGCGGAACACGCTGTACTTGTCGCTGTAGAACGCCACCGGCTTGCCGTAGCGCTCCAGATACGCTCGCGTGGCCTCGAAGTAGCTGAACGTCGACT includes these proteins:
- a CDS encoding ISNCY family transposase; the encoded protein is MQPAGLVTLTMRELDRLKVIQAVVDTGLKPGRAAERLGLSVRQVERLVIRYREHGPSGVASGRRGRPGNRKLDEGLALRALTTIRERYADFGPTLACEKLWECHGIRLAKETVRKLMTDAGLWIPRRQRPPKVYQPRARRACLGELIQIDGCDHRWFEERAPACTLLVYVDDATSRLMMLHFTQTESTFSYFEATRAYLERYGKPVAFYSDKYSVFRNTSASKTGQSVTHFGRAMYELNIDTFCANSSSAKGRVERAHLTLQDRFVKELRLRGISTVADANAYAPSFMAMYNERFAKPPKSGFDAHRPLRSDEDLDLLLTWRETRRVTKALTVQYDRVLYLLDDTPGNRAWIHRDIEVWEYPDGRIELRAAGQLLSAQSYDRLAEVDQGAIVDHKRLSHALQVAQAFQAQRDSRRIGTAPSRTHRGLPVRANEAQPGTKKPRRFTVTDMEAAILEVASKAETERRSAKARG